The Biomphalaria glabrata chromosome 7, xgBioGlab47.1, whole genome shotgun sequence region ttgtctagttgagagctagttaactgacttgtatatttgtctagttgagagctagttgactgacttgtatatttgcctagttgagaactagttgactgacttgtatatttgtctagttgagaactagttaactgacttgtatatttgtctagttgagatctagttaactgacttgtatatttgtctagttgagatctagttaactgacttgtatatttgtctagttgagagctagttgacttccttgtatatttgtctagttgagatctagttaactgacttgtatatttgtctagttgagatctagttaactgacttgtatatttgtctagttgagaactagttaactgacttgtatatttgtctagttgagatctagttaactgacttgtatatttgtctagttgagagctagttgacttccttgtatatttgtctagttgagagctagttgactgacttgtatatttgtctagttgagagctagttgactgacttgtatatttgtgtagttgagagctagttatttgacttgtatatttgtctagttgagatctagttaactgacttgtatatttgtctagtttagAGCTAGTTGACTtccttgtatatttgtctagttgagagctagttgactgacttgtatatttgtctagttgagagctagttgactgacttgtatatttgtctagttgagagctattttactgacttgtatatttgtctagtttagatctagttaactgacttttatatttgtctagttgagaactagttgactgacttgtatatttgtctagttgagagctagttgactgacttgtatatttgtctagttgagaactagttgactgacttgtatatttgtctagttgagagctagttgaatgacttgtatatttgtctagttgagagctagttgactgccttgtatatttgtctagttgagaactagttgactgacttgtatatttgtctagttgagagcttgttgactgacttgtatatttgtctagttgagaactagttgactgacttgtatatttgtctagttgagagctagttgactgacttgtatatttgtctagttgagaactagttgactgacttgtatatttgtctagttgagaactagttgaatgacttgtatatttgtctagttgagagctagttgactgccttgtatatttgtctagttgagaactagttgactgacttgtatatttgtctagttgagagctagttgactgacttgtatatttgtctagttgagaactagttgactgacttgtatatttgcctagttgagagctagttgactgacttgtatattagtctagttgagaactagttaactgacttgtatatttgtctagttgagatctagttaactgacttgtatatttgtctagttgagagctagttgacttccttgtatatttgtctagttgagagctagttgactgacttgtatatttgtctagttgagatctagttaactgacttgtatatttgtctagttgagatctagttaactgacttgtatatttgtctagttgagaactagttaactgacttgtatatttgtctagttgagatctagttaactgacttgtatatttgtctagttgagagctagttgacttccttgtatatttgtctagttgagagctagttgactgacttgtatatttgtctagttgagagctagttgactgacttgtatatttgtgtagttgagagctagttatttgacttgtatatttgtctagttgagatctagttaactgacttgtatatttttctAGTTGAGAACTAGTTGACTGTCTTGTATATTTTTCTAGTTGAGAGCTAGttaactgacttgtatatttgtctagttgagaactagttaactgacttgtatatttgtctagttgagaactagttaactgacttgtatatttgtctagttgagagctagttaactgacttgtatatttgtctagttgagagctagttgactgacttgtatatttgcctagttgagaactagttgactgacttgtatatttgtctagttgagaactagttaactgacttgtatatttgtctagttgagatctagttaactgacttgtatatttgtctagttgagatctagttaactgacttgtatatttgtctagttgagagctagttgacttccttgtatatttgtctagttgagatctagttaactgacttgtatatttgtctagttgagatctagttaactgacttgtatatttgtctagttgagaactagttaactgacttgtatatttgtctagttgagatctagttaactgacttgtatatttgtctagttgagagctagttgacttccttgtatatttgtctagttgagagctagttgactgacttgtatatttgtctagttgagagctagttgactgacttgtatatttgtgtagttgagagctagttatttgacttgtatatttgtctagttgagatctagttaactgacttgtatatttttctAGTTGAGAACTAGTTGACTGTCTTGTATATTTTTCTAGTTGAGAGCTAGttaactgacttgtatatttgtctagttgagaactagttaactgacttgtatatttgtctagttgagaactagttaactgacttgtatatttgtctagttgagagctagttaactgacttgtatatttgtctagttgagagctagttgactgacttgtatatttgcctagttgagaactagttgactgacttgtatatttgtctagttgagaactagttaactgacttgtatatttgtctagttgagatctagttaactgacttgtatatttgtctagttgagatctagttaactgacttgtatatttgtctagttgagagctagttgacttccttgtatatttgtctagttgagagctagttgactgacttgtatatttgtctagttgagagctagttgactgacttgtatatttgtgtagttgagagctagttaactgacttgtatatttgtctagtttagatctagttgactgacttgtatatttttctaattaagAACTAGTTGACTGTCTTGTATATTTTTCTAGTTGAGAACTAGTAGACttacttgtatatttgtctagttgagagctagttgactgacttgtatatttgtctagttgagagctagttgactgccttgtatatttgtctagttgagagctagttgactgacttgtatatttgtctagttgagagctagttaactgacttgtatatttgtctagttgagatctagttgactgacttgtatttttgtctagttgagagctagttgactgacttgtatatttgtctagttgagagctagttgactgccttgtatatttgtctagttgagaactagttgactgacttgtatatttgtctagttgagagcttgttgactgacttgtatatttgtctagtagAGAGCTAGttaactgacttgtatatttgtcttgTTGAGAGCTAGttaactgacttgtatatttgtctagttgagagctagttgactgacttgtatatttgtctagttgagagctagttaactgacttgtatatttgtctagttgagagctagttgactgccttgtatatttgtctagttgagaactagttgactgacttgtatatttgtctagttgagagctaGTTAACTgatttgtatatttgtctagttgagagctagttaactgacttgtatatttgtctagttgagagctagttgactgacttgtatatttgtctagttgagagctagttgactgtcttttatatttttctagttgagaactagttgactgacttgtatatttgtttaGTTGAGAGCAAATGACTGCcttgtttatttgtttagttcAGAATAAGACAACTTTGCTAATCTTACCAAGAACCAATATAGACTACGATGACGTCAGCCTAGATGTTTTGTCGCTTCGTCATAAACTTCAACAACAACCGAACCAGACACAAGACACACAGGTTCAACAACTGCCACACCAACGCAATCTTAGTTCGTCACGATGCTCGAAATTGCCGCCAACTTTAGGTCAGTGCACGTGAATGAGAGAAGTTGTCATgtatggtgttttttttaagattagagaaaagatatagatctagatctataatatacaaTTATACATCCACTTATCAAGGCTTGTTGCTCTTtacttctatctatctatctatctatctatctatctatctatctatctatctatctatctatctatctatctatctatctatctatttgtctgtctgtctgtctgtctgtctgtgtatgtacaatttgtgtgtttttgtattAGACATTCTTAAATTCTCTTTGCTCTACAGTTGGACGTCTTGACACAGACAAAAATTTGATTTCCTTAAAACAGCTAGGATTGAAGTTTCAACACTTATTCAACCATGGTCGACTTCAACCACGTGATTGCCAAGCTCTTCAGCGATTGGCTATTATCATTCCGTTCCGGAAGCGATGGTCCCATTTAATTGTTCTGCTCAATAACCTCATCCCCCTGTTGTCAAGGCAACAGGCGgatgttcatttctttgttgttgaaCAGGTAGCAGTATGAACTATTCAATGGGGCAAAGCAGTTAGAGCAGGGAGATAGATACACTTATATACTTACTGGACCTTACACCCAGGATCCATAAAGACCTAGAGatggaaatttaaaataaagcgtatctaaaggggaagaactccgtccttaaaactatatttaccgataatgtacaagttattttccttattcgattTCAAACTAAATAACCAATCAtcaatttagaatttagaatttttgtttattgattcatgttttgttaggtacactaaataattgtttgaagtatTAATTTGATCGGGGAATGCGCGAAGGAGAAATAGCGTGAATAATAATTGAagaggactaaacccaacaaatgtaGCCATAGCTGCGAATACTAAAGtcttagtttcccttgttgccattaaacaaaaaataataattatcagtcattaattgtctaattggttacttttttttatattcattaatgTCCTGTctatttcaatgaataattatgcaaagtttcaaattgatcagagaatgtgtgttggagatataacgtgtacacattttaGCTTTGTGAAAAGCGGTTTGATTAAAGTGTAACTCTAGTGATAGGAAatgaatattatataataactgttctacttcatttttttttcagtggttCTATTTCAATTAACAGTTCTATTTCAGTTGTTCTGTTTCAGTTGTTATAATTCAGTTAACAGTTCTATTTCACTAAACAGTTCTATTTCAATTGTTCTATTTCAATTAACTGTTCTATTTCATTTAACTGTTCTATTTCAGTCCTCGAGATCAACCTTCAACAGAGGCGCTTTACAAAACGTTGGCTTTCTGGAAGCCCTACAGTTAGGTCAGTTTGACTGTTTTATCTTCCACGATGTTGACCTGGTCCCATTGAATGACAAGAATCTGTACAGGTGTGGAGACAATCCCAGACATTTCTCTGTCGCTCTCAATAAATACTCATACAGGTAAAGTTGTATTTAGATATAATTACCTTAGAGAAGTGAGTAGTTGGAATAGTTCAACTGACCCCTCGGCGTACAACGGCTTTGTCGGCATCAGATGtagaaataataaacaggtCGCAACTGGTTTTGTGTAGTCAAGTGAAACGCTGCACTCATTGCTTATCCTCGCAATGGAAGGCATTGCTCTTATTAGTTTGATAGTAAGGGGTTCCCTAGTGGCAAGTTGTTTGATGTGTAGTTATTCCCTTTACAGTGCTAAGTAGTTTGACATTTAGATATTCCTTGTACAGTGCTAAGTAATTTGACATTTAGATATTCCTTGTACAGTGCTAAGTAATTTGACATTTAGATATTCCTTGTACAGTGCTAAGTAATTTGACATTTAGACATTCCTTGTACAGTGCTAAGTAATTTGACATTTAGATATTCCTTGTACAGTGCTAAGTAATTTGACATTTAGATATTCATTGTACAGTGCTAAGTAATTTGACATTTAGATATTCCTTGTACAGTGCTAAGTAATCTGACATTTAGATATTCCTTGTACAGTGCTAAGTAATCTGACATTTAGATATGCCCTTGGAAGTAAATAATTTACAAGTTTACAGCAGAAcgtcttccttttttttcttttgccatCCAATTGGATGATCGATCATAATTGGTAATGCACAATGCATGAACTTTGACATTTCAAAATTAACACttgtataaataattttaaacgtGATTTACATTTAGAGAAGTTCCAAGACAGAAGATaaaacatttatggattaattttgtatcaaataaaaccataattaaaataacaaacaattaaatgatgaaatgataaaaaagggacaaaataaaatacacatttcttgttcaataaaccgtgaaacaatttttttcctagcccgaaaaaaaaatcaaaataaaatatcattagaatttaaatttctaatacatcatcatcatcatcgtcgtcGTCCCATTGGTTTGCGTGGTAGGGGGTGCTTTGGCGGAGCACTTAACCAAATCCTTCCATTCTTTCTGGTCAGAAGCTGTTTTTAGTTTTATCTAAATAACAAGaaagaggccggtccattcttatACATTGTACTACCACGCCATAATCACGGATGATCCTTTTTTCATGCTCCCTGCACTGTATCTTGAAGGAGGATTTTTGACATTCAGTTGAATTAATAGTTAACAAGAAACTGCATTAAGATTTGGATATGACTGGGTctgttataaaaaatattgttgaaAGAAAGTCTGTCAAGTAGAAGGTAAAACCGAGTAGGACTAAGTATTTCTTCTGATCTCCCTAGTCTTCTGTATCCTGGCTACTTTGGTGGTGTGGTTGGACTGTCCACACAACAATATCGTGACATCAACGGAAACTCAAACTTGTATGTGGGCTGGGGTGGAGAAGATGACGATTTGTTAGAGAGGTGAGTGGTTAGTGAGTGGTCAGTGATTGGTCACGTTGTACCTCTTGATTTAtcgtaaacatttattttatcacCCAGTGTTTTTCTTTCTATCAATACTAAATCTTATAGATCagagacgttccttcaaaagtgAGGATACTGACGTCCAAACTGTTTCTACGTGCTCATCCTGACTTAGAGTATAGGATGGAAAGacatacttcataaataaaccAGTTATTGTTTTTGCTATTAAAACAAATCTCATCAACTACCTATAGTATACActcaatattttctattttgtttttttttttattctccttTGGCTAGTGTGAGGAAAACATTAATCTGAcacattcatttgtttttctatttccaaGACTTTTGAACAAAGGTTACTACATCAGTCGCTACGCCACTGACCTATCTAAGTATGATATGATACAGCACGGCATGGAGGAAGGGAACAAACCAAACCCTTTCAGGTTGTACATTACATTGTCTTCGTGTTAATAGAAGGTCACTAGAATAAGCGTATACTGGAGATCTATAAAGTAGGCCATTAGGATATAGCAATAAATAGgtcaaaaaaataaaccaataaaGTAGACCAATAGAAAAGACCAATGTAAAAGATTAATTAAATAAGTAGGTTAATAGAATAAAACCAAACAGAGAGGCTAATAAGATAGACCAAACAAAGAGGTTAATGCATAGAACAAACAAAGGAGTCAAAAGAAAAAGACCAAACAAAGAGGTTAATGCATAGAACAAACAAAGGAGTCAAAAGAAAAAGACCAAACAAAGAGGTTAATGCATAGAACAAACAAAGGAGTCAAAAGAAAAAGACCAAACAAAGAGGTCAACAGACAGGACCAAACAAAGAGGTCAACAGAAAAGACCAAACAAAAACTCAACAAAAAAGACCAAACTAAGAGGCCAACAgaatagaccaaaaaaaaaagaggcctaTCGAATAGACCAAACAAAGAGCAATAGAAAAGACTAAACAATAAGGTCAAAGATAAGACCAAACAATAAGGTCAATAGAAAAGACCAAACAATAAGGTCAATAGAAAAGACCAAACAATACGGTCAATAGAAAAGACCAAACAATAAGGTCAATAGAAAAGACCAAACAATAAGGCCTATAGAACAGACCAATTGGTGTGTCaccaaagtattttaataaatctGAATATTCTGTAACATTCACAGCAAACACGGCATCCAAATAGTTGTGCTAGATATACAATACCCTCGTGAACTGAAGTGAACTGAGGTATCTTTACTTTGTTTTGTACATTCTATGAACAAGGTTCAAATTCATCAGTAAGTCTTTTCTAACATGTTCAGGTTAATGCTCCTGGAAACGGCTCGTGTACGGCAGGAGGTGGACGGACTAACCAGCATTCAGTACAACAAGACTATCACAGACCTGATTCTCTTCACTCTCATCACTGTAGACATTGACAACGAACAACTTCTGAGGGTAAGAACTGCTCAGTGGAGATGTGCCAATGGCCTATACTTGAGATCTAGACGAATATACCTCTATGTCTTTATTGTTAATGATGGCTTATTCGTGTTACAGACACAGTAGAAAATCGAAACATTCTATAGAACGCTTTCCCTTGTTTTCTGTTTTGTCTAAGTATTCTATATAATGATTAAAAACTATTTCAGGCAAagtaaaaaatatcaaaattacaTAGACATTTATAAACCAGCATCAAGTAACGGTCTcggttcaaagtgtgtatagtgtttgtttcttttcactACCAATGAAACTACCCGCATTTCGACTCTTCTTTAACATACTTTTGGCCCGTGAATTTTAGTATCTGTTACGTTGAATTGCGGACCGCACCGGGCGGCACCCATCAGAGAGTGACATTATAgtgataaaatagaaaaaaaaaagaattaaaaaaaaaacgagttgGCAAATAGTGTTAGGACTTGGGTCTGTCAAT contains the following coding sequences:
- the LOC106068703 gene encoding beta-1,4-galactosyltransferase 2-like isoform X3, which produces MAQQIPRNAIVCLAQKTRVTFADKSLINRCPKRILRLRNICILVSFLISVIFLYKLSFISNRNTGQCVGRLDTDKNLISLKQLGLKFQHLFNHGRLQPRDCQALQRLAIIIPFRKRWSHLIVLLNNLIPLLSRQQADVHFFVVEQSSRSTFNRGALQNVGFLEALQLGQFDCFIFHDVDLVPLNDKNLYRCGDNPRHFSVALNKYSYSLLYPGYFGGVVGLSTQQYRDINGNSNLYVGWGGEDDDLLERLLNKGYYISRYATDLSKYDMIQHGMEEGNKPNPFRLMLLETARVRQEVDGLTSIQYNKTITDLILFTLITVDIDNEQLLRAAPEYIQNIMATTTEKQD
- the LOC106068703 gene encoding beta-1,4-galactosyltransferase 4-like isoform X1, translated to MAQQIPRNAIVCLAQKTRVTFADKSLINRCPKRILRLRNICILVSFLISVIFLYKLSFISNRNTGQCVQNKTTLLILPRTNIDYDDVSLDVLSLRHKLQQQPNQTQDTQVQQLPHQRNLSSSRCSKLPPTLVGRLDTDKNLISLKQLGLKFQHLFNHGRLQPRDCQALQRLAIIIPFRKRWSHLIVLLNNLIPLLSRQQADVHFFVVEQSSRSTFNRGALQNVGFLEALQLGQFDCFIFHDVDLVPLNDKNLYRCGDNPRHFSVALNKYSYSLLYPGYFGGVVGLSTQQYRDINGNSNLYVGWGGEDDDLLERLLNKGYYISRYATDLSKYDMIQHGMEEGNKPNPFRLMLLETARVRQEVDGLTSIQYNKTITDLILFTLITVDIDNEQLLRAAPEYIQNIMATTTEKQD
- the LOC106068703 gene encoding beta-1,4-galactosyltransferase 4-like isoform X2 yields the protein MAQQIPRNAIVCLAQKTRVTFADKSLINRCPKRILRLRNICILVSFLISVIFLYKLSFISNRNTGQCVQNKTTLLILPRTNIDYDDVSLDVLSLRHKLQQQPNQTQDTQVQQLPHQRNLSSSRCSKLPPTLVGRLDTDKNLISLKQLGLKFQHLFNHGRLQPRDCQALQRLAIIIPFRKRWSHLIVLLNNLIPLLSRQQADVHFFVVEQSSRSTFNRGALQNVGFLEALQLGQFDCFIFHDVDLVPLNDKNLYRCGDNPRHFSVALNKYSYSLLYPGYFGGVVGLSTQQYRDINGNSNLYVGWGGEDDDLLERLLNKGYYISRYATDLSKYDMIQHGMEEGNKPNPFRLMLLETARVRQEVDGLTSIQYNKTITDLILFTLITVDIDNEQLLRDVWAGGTPLDNCTE